The following are encoded together in the Penaeus chinensis breed Huanghai No. 1 chromosome 20, ASM1920278v2, whole genome shotgun sequence genome:
- the LOC125036154 gene encoding uncharacterized protein LOC125036154 isoform X3, whose amino-acid sequence MLLYHSEIFLVSSIATTICLSVIASLCLVFFICSWYMSSLMEPMHQNGLVHRDSMEDDALYVDIVTEEEVVYDDIEAEPRPPVPPPRPTSARYFPPHLTVLLSWHRRGFVTTDPSSMPRADAETWLWDGRP is encoded by the exons agATCTTCCTGGTGAGTTCCATTGCGACTACGATTTGTCTCAGCGTGATTGCGAGCTTGTGTCTTGTCTTCTTCATTTGCTCGTGGTATATGTCTAGCCTCATGGAACCCATGCAT CAGAATGGCCTCGTCCATCGAGACAGCATGGAGGACGACGCTCTCTACGTCGACATCGTAACCGAAGAGGAAGTCGTGTACGACGACATTGAGGCCGAGCCGCGGCCGCCTGTGCCCCCGCCGCGCCCCACCTCCGCGCGTTACTTCCCTCCGCATCTCACGGTGCTCCTGTCGTGGCACCGGCGAGGGTTCGTGACCACTGACCCTAGCAGCATGCCAAGGGCTGACGCCGAAACCTGGCTGTGGGACGGCCGGCCCTGA